The sequence GACAGATGCCACAGAGGATGACTTTGGGGTCTGGGAAGTCAAGACAATGGTAGCTGTTATCCTCCATCTACTCAAAGAGCCCAGCAGTAAGGTTTCCCTCACTGCCTGTCACCTGTTCTCAGGGATGACGAATGCCTATTACTCCTCCCCACTGTGACCTTCTCTAAGAGACCACGGGGGAAgcctctgtcatttttttttttttttttttttttgagacagagtctccctctgtagcctaggctagagtgcagtggcacaatctcagctcactgcaacctccactttccaggttcaagcgattctcctgcctaagcctccagagtagctgggattataggcgcctgccaccacgcccggctaatttttgtatttttagtagagacggggtttcaccatgttggccaggctggtctggaactcctgacctcaaatgatccacccaccttggcctcccaaagtgctgggattataggcgtgagccactgtgcttggcctgtcGTTTCTTCATCTCTCTCAACTGTCCTTTTTGCAGAACTTGGTGGGGAGACCCCTCTCCACCAGACCCTGCTGACCCCCAGGCCATCTTTTCTCAGGTCAATTGTTTTCGAAGCCCGAGGTGATAAAGCAGAAATATGAGACGGGGCCTTGGTGAGTGtgggagcaggggctgggggtgacaACAGCTGAATAGCTCTGACagcactgtgccctgcccctacAGCAGCAAGGCTGATGTGGTGGACAGTGAGACTGTGGTACGGGCTCGTGGGTTGCCCTGGCAGTCATCAGACCAGGACGTGGCTCGCTTCTTCAAAGGGCTCAATGTGGCCaggtgggtgtggtggggtgggtgggCCCAACTGGACAGGCCTACCCAGGAGGCACTAACAGCACTGGCTCCACAGGGGTGGTGTAGCACTCTGCCTCAACGCCCAGGGCCGCAGGAATGGCGAGGCCCTCATCCGCTTTGTGGACAGCGAGCAGCGGGACCTAGCGCTGCAGAGACACAAGCACCACATGGGCGTCCGCTATATTGAGGTGGGGCTTTGGGCTGGGAGCGGAGCAGGGCCAATCTGAGTCAGGCCTGAAACCCAGGGGCTGCTGCTCTCTGTACCCACAGGTGTATAAAGCAACAGGGGAGGAGTTTGTAAAGATTGCAGGGGGTGAGTATACCGCAAACAGGGCCTGGCTCCCCTGGTTCTTGATCCATCTCACTTCCCCACCACCCCTTGCCTGCCTGCTCCCCTGCATGGGTTAGTGTCTGGAGGAGCATGAGTGAAGTCAGCAGGTGACTTTCATGTCCCCTACACAGGCACATCACTAGAGGTGGCTCGTTTCTTGTCACGGGAAGACCAAGTGATCCTGCGGCTGCGGGGACTGCCTTTCTCAGCTGGGCCAATGGATGTGCTAGGCTTCCTGGGGCCAGAGTGCCCAGTGACTGGGGGTGCTGAGGGGCTGCTCTTTGTGCGCCATCCTGATGGCCGGCCGACTGGTGATGCCTTCGCTCTCTTTGCTTGTGAGGAGCTGGCACAGGCTGCACTGCGCAGGCACAAGGCCATGCTGGGTAAGCGATACATTGAACTCTTCCGGAGCACTGCGGCCGAGGTGCAGCAGGTGAGCGCCCAGGGCTCCCCACCCCCAGATGTACTGTTACTCCAGGGCGGCCCTCTGTGTCCCTGCCCTACTTGGTATGACCAGCCTGTTGCTCCCTTCCTTACTAGGTCTTGAACCGCTATGCATCCAGCCCACTCCTTCCCACACTGACTGCCCCACTGCTGCCCATCCCCTTCCCACTGGCACCTGGGACTGGGAGGGACTGTGTACGCCTCCGAGGCCTGCCCTACACGGCCACCATTGAAGACATCCTGAGCTTTCTAGGGGAGGCAGCAGCTGACATTCGGCCCCATGGTGTGCACATGGTGCTCAACCAGCAGGTGAGGCCACTGCTTGGTAGGGTGAACACATAAATAGGAAGGGGTGTGTGTTAGGGGTAAGGCACTCTTACACATGACAAACTGCTCACAAGATGGTGTGCACAGGGCCGGCCATCGGGAGATGCCTTCATTCAGATGACATCAGCAGAGCGAGCCCTAGCTGCTGCTCAGCGTTGCCATAAGAAGGTGATGAAGGAGCGCTACGTGGAGGTGGTCCCCTGTTCCACAGAGGAGATGAGCCGTGTGCTGATGGGGGGCACCTTGGGCCGCAGTGGCATGTCCCCTCCGCCCTGCAAGCTGCCCTGTGAGTGCCCTAGGGGCTAGGGAAGAAGGAGGCCTGTGGGAGCCAGGCTGTTGTAAGCCCCTACCTTCTATAGTGGGTACTCCTTTCTGGCTACCCCACCCAGGGCAGTGCTAGGCTCCGTACACATGCACCTTCTACTTCTGTCTCTAGGCCTCTCACCACCTACCTACACCACCTTCCAAGCCACCCCAACGCTCATTCCCACGGAGACGGCAGCTCTATACCCCTCTTCAGCACTGCTCCCAGCTGCCAGGGTGcctgctgcccccacccctgTGGCCTACTATCCAGGGCCAGCCACTCAACTCTACCTGAACTACACAGCCTACTACCCAAGGTACCCTGCAGCTAAGAGAACATCACAGTCCCACTCCCTGTCCCAGTCTGGGGAAAGGTCACGATCCCCTTTCTGGACCAGATAACTCCTCCCTTGAGATGACAAGGGAGTAAGGTGGGAGCTGGCTAATGCCATCTACAAAACAGATCGAAGATGACTCTGTAGAGGCTggggcttcatggaggaggaaCTGAATTAAGCACAAGGCAGAAacaagggaggaaggaaacagGTCTCGGTCTAGGCCACAGGTGGCATGCATGACTAAATCTTGTCTCTCCCACCCTAGCCCCCCAGTCTCCCCCACCACTGTGGGCTACCTCACCACACCCACTGCTGCCCTGGCCTCTGCTCCCACCTCAGTGTTGTCCCAGTCAGGAGCCTTGGTCCGCATGCAGGGTGTCCCATACACTGCTGGTATGAAGGATCTGCTCAGCGTCTTCCAGGCCTACCAGGTGAGATTGTGTGGCCGGAGGGCCTGGCGGGTCCGGCTGAGCTCTCTGCCCTAAGTCTGTGTCCCTTCTGTAGCTACCCGCTGATGACTACACCAGTCTGATGCCTGTTGGTGACCCACCTCGCACTGTGTTACAAGCCCCCAAGGAATGGGTGTGTTTGTAGGAGAGAAAGCCAGGAGGTAAGAGCCAGCTGATATCCTCAGCGAACATGTCTTCTCCTGAGTCCAGAAGACCAGCACCCTCAACCTGGTAGCTTCTTTCTGGCTTGTCAAAGCTCTCAGAAGGTACCTAGAGGAGCCCAAGCCCCAGCTCCATCCTCCACTTATTCTTCTGCCTGTTTCCCCCAAAGACAATGGCTGGACCCTGCATGCAGGGCTGGGAGTGGAATGGGGCTAACCAGCTCCTGATGGCCTGAGTCAGGCATCTTGACTGGCATCTGGAGAGCCCTTTAGTCTGTCCTGGCTGTGGCCCATGCCAACAGATATCGTGGGGCTGACAGGTCCATGGCAGGCttgctttcttttataaaatggaagCTCTCGTACCTTCAATCTATGACTCCTGGGAGAATCAAGGGTCCATCTGAGCCTCTGAGTAAAGATCCCAATGTTCTACCTCCCCCTGTCCCTCTGGTGGGGGatagggaggcagagagagccaGCCCCTACCCTCAGAATATCTGGACCTCAGAGACCATGTTGTGCCAGGGGTGGTCCCACCTAAAGATGCTAGCCCCTCTCCAGGTGGGCATAAGGAGTAACAGATGGCAAAACCACAAACTATTTTGATGGACTGTGCTGCAGTATCACCAGAAGACATTAGGGGGCAGGAGGCCCCCACACAAAACCTTCAGGCTTGAATTTTAAAGGGGACTTTCTGCCAACTTTTCTTGTACGCCTTGGGAAAGCCAGTTGTCCTGAACCCAGCAGACACCGTGGAATGTCCTTTGCACGCATTAAATGGTACAGAACTGAAGCCTTGGAAGCAATTTGGAACTCGATCTTCTCTTCCTTAAATGAAAAGTTATTGACCaaatggactttttaaaagacacaggACCCTTAACTTTGCCCCAAAGCGAGGGGCTCCACACCAACCCCAGGCAGAGGAACACTCAGACAGATTAAGAATACTGTTGACCTGTCACTGTTTATTATTTCAGCACTAAAACTGAGGAGCCTCAACTGCTGGCTCTTCTTCCCTTTGTATTTGTGTAAGGAGCACTGCACTCCcataaaaggttttaaaatacaaaatgtacaaGAACACACAATTCCAAGTGCTGTAAACATAACTGAGAACCAGTTCCTTTACTAAACatccattttataaaatacaaggTTTCAATTTGAGCCCATCTGAGCCTTAAAGATCCATTCTGAATACCAAAAACGGCTTCACAGCCAGGCCCAGAAGAGGTCTGGTGATAATGGCTGGCCCTGGGTGGGGATAGTTTACACCTGGGCAGCAACACCACACATATCAAAGACATGTTCTTTTTAAAGCTGTTTTCAGCCATGTTTCTCTGTGCATCTCCAGTAAGCAGAAGGCTACTCATTCCATTCCTCAACCCAAGAGCTAGCCCAGTTAGAGTAGGAGGGGGTGCGTACTAGCATGTGCCCAGTTGCTCAGTGCTGCTACTAGAAATTGATTTGCATAGTCCAATGGATGTGTGCTTTCACACCACTATGTTGCACaaaaatttaagtctttatctACAAAGCCAAAAAATATTGACTCAACACCAAAGCTTTTACAAAGCTGATATAAAACTGCTTACCTAGTATACAaagctctattttaaaatttaatgtttattttaaataggaAAGCATTTCTAGTGCTACAGGCATCAAGGTATTTAGAAGGCATCAAAATTTGGTGCATAGCAACTCTGGATCATAGAGGCTTTTAATTCTTGAGGGCAGCAAAGCAGCCCCCAAAGGGTATTGCAAGGGGAACTCTTGCAATAACCTCATATGAGGCAGCTACACCAGGGACAAAAGGGTAGAAGCAAGTCTGGCCATTTCTCTGGAATGTCAACTGAGAGGCCAACTTCTTGCCCCTCCAAAGGAAGCTGTGGGCTTCCAACCACAGGCCCAGAAGCAAATCTCACTATCCACATTCTGTGACACAACTCACTTTtcaagaaaatttgaaaacaccCAGCTCCAAGAGGGGCCACAGTGATCTGCTGAAGGATAGACCTTTTTCTCTAACTAACTTTAGGGGagaaatctaaaatatatattttttttaaagaccataCTTCCTCATCCTGAGTCAACAGCTCCTACCCTACTGACAACAGGTGGTGGGCAATAGGCCAGCTCCCTTTCCCAGACCTGAGGTGGCCTTAGTAGAGAGAGTCCTGGCATCAAGGGCCTGCAGTCTCCTGGAATAACAGCATCAGGCCTTCAACCAGCACACTGTCTCACATATAGGCACTCAAAAAATCTGCTTCCTGAATCAATGaaagtatattatttcatttgaaagCATACTGCAAACTTCAGAGGCTGTGTAATGGGCCCAGGAACAGGTAAAAAATCCCATTAGGGAGAGGGGTAAgagcaggtttgttttttttttaaagtacccaACTCGGGTACCTCCTTTGGTAGACAGCAGGCTGCAGTTTCTGCTGGGCCCTGCCTTGGACACCAGTCTCACCAGCAGCAGCACCAGGGTGTCTTTGGTGTGGAGGGTCAGGTTATCACTTCTGGATGTGCTCAGAGCCTTCTGGGGAAAAGGCTGGTTTTTAGATCATACAGACAGGACAGGGTAGGCCAGAATCATTTCAGGCTATAAACAGAACGGCAGATAAGCCTTCCATGCCAGAGTGACTCTTAAAACCTTCCCATCTAGAGTCCTGTATTTTTCTCTGCCCATGCTGATGTACTGCTCATTTGTGCTTTAGCTCTGCACACAGCCTGGCCTCTAGAGAAGAGTTAGAACTGCAAAGCTGCCTAAACCACTGTGAGACTGGCTTCAAAGGTCACAGAACAGCCAAAGGCAGATGCTTCTGTTTGGAAAAGGTTCTAGGACCAGACGACACAAACAGGAAGAGCACTCCACAGCCTCCTAGTTTTTATGATGGCAAGAAATGAAAGTGACCAAGCTAAAACCCCACCATTCAGAGTCACCTTAAATGTAGCCATCTTACCCAGGGTCCTGAGGGAAAAAGCAATTTCAACATGAAGCCAGTATGGAGAGATTGCAAGATTACCTAGAAAGTTACCAAAAGGCTATGCTCTGGAATGTCTTTTTATATTCCAACACTTCAATGATGGAATGGTCTCTTCTCATTTTATCTAACAACAGTTTAGTTTTATAAAGAGGTATGAGCTACATTTGGCTTTATTTCCTATAAATCTATGAAAGTCTTCAGGACACATGCTGACTTTCTGAGGCATAGGTGTGGGCttgggatattttttttttctttttttgcttctgGAAGGTCTTATCAAaagttcctattttaaaaattatcataaaaACTAAAGGGCCCTTCAAATGACCATAAAGCAGTACAAATCACCAATCCTAGCTAAGTAACCAGGTCACCTGCAAAAGCAGCACCTCGGAAACAAGAGAGGCTGCTGCATTCACACTCAAAGCACCCATCATATAAAAGTATCCTagttaaatataaaaagcaaagctCATTTCCCCAAAGCTCAAACAGCCTATGCTGCTCCTGTTCTTTTGCCAAATCTACCCAAGGCCTGAGGTGGAGGAATGCTACTTTCCCACAAATGGTGGGTCCCACTCCTGGCTCCAGACCTGAAGGCTGCAGAGTTGGAAACCCAAGGTCCAAGGAGAGAAACATGCTGAGAAGTTGGTGGTGGacacaaggctgcagtgagcactgtTAGAGCCCGTCAGATCTTCCTAAATCCAGGGACTCAGGACTCGGGAGGGGAGCCTGCCTGCTCACCCCTGCTCCTTGGGAAACAGAAATCTGGGACATGTCTCTCCCAATTATCTCGTTcactgaaaaacaagaaaagggagAGTGATTAGTGACCTCTGAGTGACTAGCCATATGATGCCCAATGCTGAGCTCTACCTCAGACATTTCCCTTCCCATGGCTTTCTGTAAAGATAAAGGCAGTGTCTGAAGCCTGCTCCTGAGCTGAGTGGCATTAGAGATGGAAACATCACTCCACAAACTGCTCCGgacctctttttctctccctctcattcAGCTCATTTTGGGTTGGGAAGGGGGCTTATCCTCACTCTAAAGGTATGTTTAAATAAGTATTCACCTTACTCTAACTTTTCTTCAATTCGTATCTCTttgagaaagtttttattttctacaatgcCACCTCCTATGTAAATGGAATGAAAGTAAATGCTTTGGTCAGAATCAATCACTGTGATGTGGGGGTGATTTTGCTACTCTATCCTAATACAAGCACTCTTTATTATGTGGGGGCATCTCTGTTGTTTGTGATCTTTTCTGATTGGAGGCTCTAGCTTTTCTGTTAATTTCTCTGATGTCCCAAGCATCTCAGGGAGGTACAGTGCTCTGTGAGGTCCAGAGGAAAGAATTTCCATCTTATGGAACTAACACAGAAGGGAACATCCCAAATCCCCAAAATAAGAAGCTTTAGTTCTCACATCATTTCATTCCTTGCCTTATCAACTGAAGAGTCTACGctaattccactcctaggcatatttacaagagaagtgaaaacatatgtccacattaaaaactttcaaatgttcacagcagcattattaataatagccaaaaagtggaaacaatccaaatgtctactaaatgatgaatggataaacagtaAGTTGTCtctatccataaaatggaatattcagCCTTGAAATgtaatgaagttctgatacatgctacaacatggatgagccttgaaaacagtctgctaagtgaaagaggccagacacaaaaggtcatatataattccatttatatgaaatgtccagaacaggccaatccatagagacagaaaatagattacagGTTGTGGAGAGGGAGAAACAGGGAGTGATTACTAATGAGTATGGAGTTTCTTTTAAGAGTAATGGAGTTATAAAATTAGATACtagtagccaggcgcggtggctcatgcctgtaatctcagcactttgggaggctgaggcaggcagatcacctgagatcgggagtttgagaccaccctgaccaatatggagaaaccccatctctactaaaaatataaaattagccgggcgtggtggcgcatgcctgtaatcccagctacttgggagggtgaggcagcacaatcacttgaacccgggaggcagaggttaccatgacctgagattgcaccatgcactccagcctgggaaacaagagcgagactcggtctcaagaaataaataaataaaaataaaagtacatacTAGTAATAGTTGCAAAACTCtgactatactaaaaaccactgagttGTATACTTTTAAggataaattttatggtatgtgaattatatctcattaCAGCTGTTATAAACAAAAACAgaccaaaacaaaaagttttctaTACTTAGAATTTGATGTGATCATACAGCAAAGAAACactaacaaacattttaaaaatcttccaagTATTAACATctaatctttttctgttttacacAGTTCAGAACAAAAATTTCTCAAACTCATATGGCTATAAGGAGAGGGAACTAATATTTACTAATtcagttgcttgaacctgggatgtggaggttgcagtgagccgaggttgtgccactgcagtccagcctgggagacaaagcaagactccatctcaaaaaaaaaaaaaaaaaaaaaaaaaggccgagcgcagtggctcacgcctataaacccagcactctgggaggccgaggcagatggatcacaaggtcaggagttcaagaccagcctggccaagatggtgaaaccctgtctctactaaaaatacaaaaattagccgggcacggtggcaggcgcctgtaatcccagctactcaggaggctgaggcaggagaatcgcttgaaccaggtggggcggaggttgcagtgagccaagattgcaccactgcactccagcctgtgcaacagagtgagactccgtctcaaaaaaaaaaaaaaaaaaaaaaaaaaaaagatttggcttGGCTGTGGTTAGTAGAATAGTAAAGAGGTAGGGACTTGAAGCCAAAGGACTCTGCAAAACAGTGAAGATTAATCAATACTGGTGAGCTAATAATTACTAAgtgatatgctttttttttttttttcactggagcatgccaccgtgcccggctaattttttgtatttttagtagaaacggggtttcaccatgttagccaggatggtctcgatctcctgacctcatgatccacccacctcggcctcccaaagtgctgggattacaggcgtgagccctgcGCCTGGCCAGTGATAAGCAATTTTTTAAGGTATAGATTAATAAAGTactttgtcagattttttttttttttttttgagatggagtcttgctctgtcacccaggctagagtgcagtggcacaatcttggctcactgcaacctctgtctcccgggttcaagtggttctcctgcctcagcctcctgagtagctgggattacaggtgcccgccattgtgcctggctaatttttatatttttagtagaggcagggtttcaccatcttggccaggctggtcttgaactcctgacctcatgatccacctgcctcagcctcccaaagtgctgggattacaggtgtgagccaccacgcttggtgttttgtttttttaagagacagggtctcgctctgttacccagactggagtgcagtggtgcaatcatagttcaaacttgaactcctggcctcaagccattctcccacctcagcctccgaagtattcggttggtgtaaaagtaactgtggtttttggCATTACTTCTAATGGCGAGAACCGTGattacttctgcaccaacctaatagctgggactataggcacacaccaccatgcctggctgatttaaaaattttttttgttgagatagggtcttgctatgttgccaaagctgatctctaactcctggcctcaagcaatcttcccacagtgctgggattacaggcatgagccattgtgcctgaccTGTCAGATGATATTTAAGTAAATTTGCCAGGCTGGGATTTATTAACCATTCATAATGGATGCTGCAAAGAATAATGGAATATAAACTAAACTTACTCCTGACTTTCTAAAAATAACTCACTGAAATAGTTTCTTTGTAAATGAAAAGTTGTGAGGATGCTTTgcataagaatatatatttttctcttcagtttcttcatcagtacAATGGAGAAGAGAAATACCTCCTATATAGTACATAGAGAGGGAATATAAAGTGGGCATAAGAAGGCAAGGCAGCCCTTGGCACCTGTTATTTCAAGCCACAAAAAATATAAGGCACAGTGTTTTCTGTGTAGATTCTGGGGGTTCTACGAGCTAGTCTTGTGCTAAGAGGGAGCACAAGGATGGCCCACAAATCTCTGTGCATGACTTCTAACATTCCTCCTCTTCATATTAGATTATCATCAGGTATCATCATTATGCCTCCCAAATAGGCTATGAGCTCCCAAAAGGCAAGAACCTTGCCACTGAGGAAACATCCATTCCTGATGACTAAATAAATGGACCCTAATTCAATACAATCACTTGGAAGCTATTTAGAACAAGCACAGTGAAAGTTCATTAGGTGGTAGGTAGGAAGGGGACCAGAGAATGTTAAGACTAATGCATGTTATTTGATTTTCACAGTGTGTATTTTAGGCAGGCATTACAGCAGTGGCAAAAAGCCAAATATATAAGCAAGCACCTGGCTCACAATCAAATCATCTTTTCTTATCATTTGTCACTTCCAAAGGCAATAATTTCAAAGATGTTCCAGGCTGctatgaaaaacactttttacAATTTGTATTTCACTgctcaaattttaaaactacaaactgattttaaatggtgttttatcatcaaaaaccacatgatgtgttttctctcttttttctttttttccatttttcttggcaatggggtctcactctgttgcccaggctagagtgcaggaggcacaatcatggctcactgcagccttgaattcctgggctcaggtgatcttcctacctcagcctcctaagtagctgggcctacaggcatgtgctactacgcctatgcctggataatttttggatttttttttttttttctgcagagatgaggtctcaccatgttgcccaagatagtctcaaactcctggactcaagtgatcctcccacctcagcctcctaaagtactaggattacaggcgtgacccactgcacccagctgaggtGTTGTTCTTCTATGTCTTATAAGAAGTCAATGCTTATATTTTCCTGACGATGAGGGTCCATATCTAGCACTGTCTATTCACTTACCAAGTACACTTATGTAAGGATGAAACCATCATTTTCTAAAGTAGGCATGTGGTATTGTTTATAATGGAAGTCTGCTCAATGCTGTGTTATTTCTGCTCCCCCTTACCAAAGCTCTGCTGTTCCTTTGCCTGGTGTGCCTCACCTTACTTAGCTGAAGGAACCTGGAAAGTTCCTGACAGTTTAGGATTTTAAAACTATGTTAAAGTCAGAAGATTTTCCACATAGTAGTGCTCAAGCAGACTATACTCAACTATACATTATACCACAGGATTCACTTATTTATAAATTCACCAGCAGTCAGGAGATTTAAGTTCCAATGGGGCAGACTTTCTCTATCTTGTTTTCCTCTGAATCCCTAGTGCTTACATATATTGAGTACTAAATAAAATTACTTGCCAACTGAATCTTTAATACAATTTGGGGACTTggaacaatgacaacaaaaatcaTGCTCAAGTAATTGCTACAGGTGAGCACTGAATATGAATTTTAGGCTAGGGAGTCAGAACTGCAACAAAGTGCTTTCACAGACCCTTAGCAATAACTTGAGCCGAGTGTTAATCATGCAAGTCCTCTGCTTTCCTTCTCCCTCACTTCTCCCTCGGGCTGGGGGCTCTGGGTTCAGGCTCTCACCTCTAGATGCCTCAGATATCTTCCTGCTGGGACTGGCCAAAACGTAGGTCTCAACTGAAGCAAGTCAAAATTATTACTGGTAAACAAATCTATGATGTAATGTAAATGTAAGTAATTAGCAATCTTGATAAGCGCAATTTTTAAGTTGTTAAAAATACTAATGCTTGCAATTTAATTTTCAAGTCATCTTGAATGGATATATGCATGAATTTGCTGATTTATTTAAACCGTAATccaggccaggtgccatggctcatgcctgttatcccaacactaggggaagccaaggcaggaagattgtttgaggccaggagttcaagaatagcctggccaacaaacaaagtgacaatttcttttttttttgagacagagtctccctctgtctcccaggctggagtgcagtggcgcaatctcagctcactgcaagctccgcctcccaagttcacaccattctcttgtcgcagcctcccgagtagctgggactataggtgcccgccataacgcctggctttttttttttttttttgtatttttttttagtagagacagggtttcaccatgtcagccaggatggtctcgatctcctgacctcgtgatccacccgcttcgacctcccaaagtgctgggattacaggcgtgagctaccctgCCCGGCTGTGACAAtttgtctcttaaaagaaaaaaaaaaaaagtaaaaataaactttagtccACTAAGTATGTGAGGTGGCTTCCTTATTTAAGATAACAATATAAGGAATTGTTTATGCCCCTAATGtacaattttatcatttttcttccccccaattttttttcagatagagtcttactctgtcacccaggctagagtgcagtggtatgatcttggctcactgcaacctctgcctcccacccagctaatttttgtatttttggtagaaatgaggtttctgccatgttggccaggctggtctcaaactcctgacctcacatgatctggccaccttggcctctcaaaatgctgggattacaggtgtgagtcaccgcgcccagccctcattTTCCTCCCTTTAAAGAGCAAAGTGAATTAAAAGCCTAGAACAAGAGTGAACAGTCCTCAATAAGGGTGCTAACAGGTTATGTAGGTCACAGGATCTGGCA comes from Symphalangus syndactylus isolate Jambi chromosome 11, NHGRI_mSymSyn1-v2.1_pri, whole genome shotgun sequence and encodes:
- the ESRP2 gene encoding epithelial splicing regulatory protein 2 isoform X2, with product MTPPPPPPPPPGPDPAADPAADPCPWPGSLVVLFGATAGALGRDLGSDETDLILLVWQVVEPRSCQVGTLHKSLVRTEAAALSTQCREASGLSADSLARAEPLDKVLQQFSQLVNGDVALLGGGPYMLCTDGQQLLRQVLHPEASRKNLVLPDMFFSFYDLRREFHMQHPSTCPARDLTVATMAQDLGLETDATEDDFGVWEVKTMVAVILHLLKEPSSQLFSKPEVIKQKYETGPCSKADVVDSETVVRARGLPWQSSDQDVARFFKGLNVARGGVALCLNAQGRRNGEALIRFVDSEQRDLALQRHKHHMGVRYIEVYKATGEEFVKIAGGTSLEVARFLSREDQVILRLRGLPFSAGPMDVLGFLGPECPVTGGAEGLLFVRHPDGRPTGDAFALFACEELAQAALRRHKAMLGKRYIELFRSTAAEVQQVLNRYASSPLLPTLTAPLLPIPFPLAPGTGRDCVRLRGLPYTATIEDILSFLGEAAADIRPHGVHMVLNQQGRPSGDAFIQMTSAERALAAAQRCHKKVMKERYVEVVPCSTEEMSRVLMGGTLGRSGMSPPPCKLPCLSPPTYTTFQATPTLIPTETAALYPSSALLPAARVPAAPTPVAYYPGPATQLYLNYTAYYPSPPVSPTTVGYLTTPTAALASAPTSVLSQSGALVRMQGVPYTAGMKDLLSVFQAYQLPADDYTSLMPVGDPPRTVLQAPKEWVCL
- the ESRP2 gene encoding epithelial splicing regulatory protein 2 isoform X4 — its product is MTPPPPPPPPPGPDPAADPAADPCPWPGSLVVLFGATAGALGRDLGSDETDLILLVWQVVEPRSCQVGTLHKSLVRTEAAALSTQCREASGLSADSLARAEPLDKVLQQFSQLVNGDVALLGGGPYMLCTDGQQLLRQVLHPEASRKNLVLPDMFFSFYDLRREFHMQHPSTCPARDLTVATMAQDLGLETDATEDDFGVWEVKTMVAVILHLLKEPSSQLFSKPEVIKQKYETGPCSKADVVDSETVVRARGLPWQSSDQDVARFFKGLNVARGGVALCLNAQGRRNGEALIRFVDSEQRDLALQRHKHHMGVRYIEVYKATGEEFVKIAGGTSLEVARFLSREDQVILRLRGLPFSAGPMDVLGFLGPECPVTGGAEGLLFVRHPDGRPTGDAFALFACEELAQAALRRHKAMLGKRYIELFRSTAAEVQQVLNRYASSPLLPTLTAPLLPIPFPLAPGTGRDCVRLRGLPYTATIEDILSFLGEAAADIRPHGVHMVLNQQGRPSGDAFIQMTSAERALAAAQRCHKKVMKERYVEVVPCSTEEMSRVLMGGTLGRSGMSPPPCKLPCLSPPTYTTFQATPTLIPTETAALYPSSALLPAARVPAAPTPVAYYPGPATQLYLNYTAYYPSYPLMTTPV
- the ESRP2 gene encoding epithelial splicing regulatory protein 2 isoform X1, translating into MTPPPPPPPPPGPDPAADPAADPCPWPGSLVVLFGATAGALGRDLGSDETDLILLVWQVVEPRSCQVGTLHKSLVRTEAAALSTQCREASGLSADSLARAEPLDKVLQQFSQLVNGDVALLGGGPYMLCTDGQQLLRQVLHPEASRKNLVLPDMFFSFYDLRREFHMQHPSTCPARDLTVATMAQDLGLETDATEDDFGVWEVKTMVAVILHLLKEPSSQLFSKPEVIKQKYETGPCSDSTVPCPYSSKADVVDSETVVRARGLPWQSSDQDVARFFKGLNVARGGVALCLNAQGRRNGEALIRFVDSEQRDLALQRHKHHMGVRYIEVYKATGEEFVKIAGGTSLEVARFLSREDQVILRLRGLPFSAGPMDVLGFLGPECPVTGGAEGLLFVRHPDGRPTGDAFALFACEELAQAALRRHKAMLGKRYIELFRSTAAEVQQVLNRYASSPLLPTLTAPLLPIPFPLAPGTGRDCVRLRGLPYTATIEDILSFLGEAAADIRPHGVHMVLNQQGRPSGDAFIQMTSAERALAAAQRCHKKVMKERYVEVVPCSTEEMSRVLMGGTLGRSGMSPPPCKLPCLSPPTYTTFQATPTLIPTETAALYPSSALLPAARVPAAPTPVAYYPGPATQLYLNYTAYYPSPPVSPTTVGYLTTPTAALASAPTSVLSQSGALVRMQGVPYTAGMKDLLSVFQAYQLPADDYTSLMPVGDPPRTVLQAPKEWVCL